The following are encoded in a window of Lynx canadensis isolate LIC74 chromosome B1, mLynCan4.pri.v2, whole genome shotgun sequence genomic DNA:
- the LOC115512926 gene encoding growth hormone-inducible transmembrane protein-like gives MLAAKPVCLRTLPSRVFQPAFTKASPVVKNSTAKHQRLLTPIREYATKTRVGIGHGKTVQELKEAAVEPSMENIFKIDQMGRWFIAGGAAIGLGALCYYGLGMSNEIGAIEKAVIWPQYVKDSIHSTYMYLAGSIGLTALSTLAVSRTFVLMNFMMRGSWVKIGATFAAMIGAGMLLQSIRYDQNPGPKHLAWLLHSSMF, from the coding sequence ATGCTGGCCGCAAAACCTGTATGTCTCCGGACACTACCTTCCAGGGTTTTCCAACCAGCTTTCACCAAGGCCTCCCCTGTTGTGAAGAATTCCACCGCGAAGCATCAACGGCTCTTAACACCCATCAGGGAATATGCCACCAAGACAAGAGTTGGGATCGGGCATGGGAAAACTGTCCAAGAACTTAAGGAGGCAGCGGTGGAACCATCAATGGAAAACATATTCAAAATTGATCAGATGGGAAGATGGTTTATTGCTGGAGGGGCTGCTATTGGTCTTGGAGCATTGTGCTACTATGGCTTGGGAATGTCTAATGAGATTGGAGCTATTGAAAAGGCTGTAATTTGGCCTCAGTATGTGAAGGACAGTATTCATTCTACCTATATGTACTTAGCAGGAAGTATTGGTTTAACAGCTTTGTCCACCCTGGCAGTGAGCAGAACTTTTGTGCTTATGAACTTCATGATGAGAGGATCTTGGGTGAAAATTGGCGCAACCTTTGCAGCCATGATTGGGGCTGGAATGTTGTTACAGTCAATACGATATGACCAGAACCCAGGCCCAAAGCATCTTGCTTGGTTACTACATTCTAGTATGttctaa